In Carassius gibelio isolate Cgi1373 ecotype wild population from Czech Republic chromosome B19, carGib1.2-hapl.c, whole genome shotgun sequence, one DNA window encodes the following:
- the LOC127979654 gene encoding 40S ribosomal protein S27 encodes MPLAKDLLHPTPEEEKRTHKKKRLVQCPNSYFMDVKCPGCYKITTVFSHAQTVVLCVGCSTVLCQPTGGKARLTEGCSFRRKQH; translated from the exons CTCGCAAAAGATTTGCTGCACCCGACCCCCGAGGAGGAGAAGAGGACGCACAAGAAGAAGCGTCTCGTACAGTGCCCCAATTCTTATTTCATGGATGTCAAGTGTCCAG GATGTTATAAGATCACGACGGTGTTCAGCCACGCACAGACAGTCGTGCTTTGCGTTGGTTGTTCAACTGTGCTGTGTCAGCCCACCGGAGGCAAAGCTCGACTCACAGaag GGTGTTCCTTCAGAAGGAagcagcattaa